The Triticum aestivum cultivar Chinese Spring chromosome 6D, IWGSC CS RefSeq v2.1, whole genome shotgun sequence genomic sequence CATGGGCAGTGGTGATACTTTTGTGAACGGGTCGAGTGTTGACTGTCGAAGAAATTAGTGAAGACAGAAGAACAAGTGAAGCTACTGTTGTTTGTATCTGAAACTATATTAGCTCGGGATCTTAATGCATCCAGATTTTCCATGGCTGCCTGCACCTGAAACTTGGATCACGCAAGAGTTGAGATGAACATTTGGTTGCGTGGTGTGCTTCTAGGTGCTTGAACTGCAGATCATAGTTAGGGATGCAAGTCCAGTGATTTCACTTGGTTTAAATTCCATCCCAGTTTAATTGTATATCgaattttgaatttttgtcaaGCAATTTTAGTAGCACGGGTCAATTGGCCCGTCCAGCTGACGCATTTGCATTCCTAACCATATGTGTCCTGATGTTTTAAGTGAGGATTCTCATTTTCTTCTCTTGTCAGTGCAATCAATAAGAAAATATACATGATCTTCGTACCGCGTGCTGAACATATTTGCCTGAATTGCAGATTTTTAGGTTAGCCCAGTATACTGTCTCCCTATTGTCAGACATGCAAGACTCTCAGTCTGCTTTTAAGAAAGAAGATCCGTTGGGAATGGATGCAAtgtcatctgaagaatttgcttcGCAGTCCAAGTTGCTGCAAGAATTCACCAATGTCCCAAGCATTGAAAGTGCTTGGCTTTTCAAAACCAACAATGGTAGGACTGATATTTCTATCTATACCTCGTTCACAATCATCATCTAGTTCTTCTCGAACAGGAGCTATATCAGAGCTGGTCTAATTAAAGCATTCCTCGCTACATTATTGCAGAAGACAGATCCACAGCAATGTTTTCCATTAGTCAGCCGGACCTGCTGGCAAACAAGAAGAGGAAATATATTTTGCATTCCCATATAGTGACACATGGAACCATGCCTCTCGAGTGTCATTGGTCTCCTTTCCCAATTGAAATGACCGGAGTGTCGGCTGTCGTTCCATCCCCTTCGGGGTCGAAGCTTCTGGTGGTGCGGAACGGGGAGAAAGGTTCGCGTACGACACTTCAGATTGTTAATCAATCACATGTGGAGAAGGAGATACATGTTGATCAGTCTATCCATGGTCCACTTTATACCGATGAGTGGTAAATGTACAGCATGAAGTCTGCATTTCCAGTCTCTGCTTCACTGCTATATGTAACATATGACATTATGTTTGTTCTCGGTACTGCAGGTTTCATGGGATTTCCTGGAACCATGAAGAGACCTTCATAGCATACATCGCTGAACAGTCGCCTCAACCAAAACCAACTTTCGACAATGCTGGATATAGAAAGGGAGGCTCTTCTGAGGAAGACTGTAATAGCTGGAGAGGACAGGGGGATTGGGAAGAGGACTGGGGTGAAACTTACTCCAGAAAGGGGAGACCCTCATTGTTTGTTCTTGATATTGCTAGGTCTCTTATATTAGCACACCTTCTAATGAACATGTCAATTATCAATCCTTGATCCAACAGTATGGCTTACTAAACCAAGCATGTATTGATCTTTGGTGCATGCAGTGGAGAAGTACGTGCTGCTAGAGACGTTACGAAATCAATGAGTGTTGGTCAAGTTGTTTGGGCTCCGCCATCTTCAAGCGGTCATCAGAAGCTTTTGGTCTTCGTGGGATGGTTAGAACACAACGGGTTTCAGAGCACCGCTAGGAAACTCGGCATCAAGTACTGTTCTAACAGGCCATGTTCTCTCTATGCAATTCATTCCCCTTTTGAAGAAGAACCAAATGCCGATAACGCGTCAAATAGGTGAGCTCATGTTGTAACTCTGGAATTTTAGTGTATCTGCATATACTACAGTTTTATTCAAATGGAAGGAGAAAGCAACTCTTAACTGCTATGTATGTAATATGATGGATCCCTTTTGTTCTTCCAGTGGTAGTGAGTCAGTACCTGCTTCAGTAGCAACGAACTTAACCCCAAGCATAAGCAGCGCTTTATTTCCACGGTTCAGGTAATGCCTGTATTAATAATACTCTTGCACCTTCTTGAAAGAATTCAAACTGATGCTTTTCACCGAGGATAGTGGGGCACATAATGCTCATCTTTTCTGTCAACAGCAAGGATGGAAAACTCCTGGTGTTTCTATCTTCGAAATGTGCAGTAGATAGTGGGGCACACAATGCCACAGATTCGCTGCATAGAATCAACTGGCCTTCTGACTGGAAAGCAGATGAACAACTCAGCGTGACCGATGTGGTATGGTCACATATATAACCTGCTTATCTCAATATGATCTGCGCTCTGAACCATATTTGAATTACGCCAGGTTCCTGTTGTAATGTGCCCTCAAGATGGATGTTTTCCTGGCCTATACTGCTCAGCCATGCTGTCTGATCCTTGGCTTTCTGATCATTGCACAATGGTGTTGACATCTGCTTGGAGAAGTACTGAAGTGATACTGTCAATAGATGTGTTAAGGTAAATGAATAAAATAAAAGTTGCCGGCATGCACCTTAAAGGATCACTTTtcatattattatttttgtttcATTTGGCAGTGGGGAAGTAACTAGAATAAGTCCACAAGACTCAGATTACTCATGGAGCACCCTTGCAATAAGTGGCAACAATGTCCTCTCCGGTAATTCTACTTGCGATCAGAGGCAGTGTGTGTATGCATATAATCTTCTTATTTTCAGTGCTAACATATGTTTCTCTCCTGACCGTACTAGTGTCGAGTAGCCCCATCGACCCTCCTCAAATTAGGTATGGTCGTCGAGCGTCAACAGAGGATCATGATGGCCGTTGCGCGTGGGTTTGGGACGAAGTTACGAGTCCGTTGACAGCAGCCAGTAACAAGGTTCCTTGCAGACTGCTGCAAATTTCTCAGTAGTATACAcattttctttgctcaataatttaCTCAAACATGCATCACTGGTTTTTGTGTGCCGCAGGTGAAGGCTTTGTTATCTCATCACAAGTTGAGCATACTCAGAATCCCGGTCCCTGACCCCTCTGATGAACTGTCTGACGGTACTGCTTCATCATGCAAACAAATGTTGTGAGCTACTATTATGTACCATCATCCTTCACTAGATTATGTATACTTTTTCCTATCCTCAGGTGGTCAGcttccatttgaggccatctttgTGTCCTGCGAGGATAGTTCACAGAAACCAACTGTTTTAATTCTTCATGGTGGCCCACACTCAGCATCTGTCTCAAGCTACTCGAAATCATCGGCGTTTCTCGCGTCACTTGGGTTTAATCTGCTGATTGTAAATTACAGGTAAGCAGGGTtttttttatcttgaaatttctCTGCAATTCTGGTAAATGATAACCAATGGGTGTTAGtgtgccatcatcatcatcttacTCATGCTTTGGTATAAATAAAAAAGAGGTACGCTGGGCTACGGGGAGGAGGCTTTGCAATCACTCCCTGGGAAGGTTGGATCTCAGGTGGGTGGGTCCTCTCCAATTGTGTTGTTGATGGTTGTCCTTGTCAACAAAATCAAATAAATTTCTGAACTGTGTTGAACAGGATGTCCAAGATTGTCTTGCGGCACTAGACCACGTGATCGAGGAAGGACTGGTGGATGCATCCAGAGTAGCGGTTGTTGGGATCTCGCACGGTGGCTTCTTGACAACCCACTTGATTGGCCAGGTGAGCATCCTAGCAACCATGAGAGGCACAGTTGACTGCTTGATACTTGCATttatatttcttcttcttcttcttcttcttttcgtaGTTAATTTGTCACTTGTCCAGGCTCCTGAGAGATTTGCTGTGGCGGCGGCTCGAAACCCGGTCTGTAACCTGTCACTGATGATTGGGACCACAGACATCCCAGACTGGTGCTACGCCGTGGCCTGCGGGACTGAAGCGAGGCGTCTCGCCTCTGAATCACCTTCACTTGATCATCTTCGAATCTTCCACCAGAAATCACCAATTGCCCATATTTCAAAAGTATGTCCTTCCTTCATTCCTTGATGCCCTGTAGTTGTCGGAACTGGAGCAGTGGGACGATGAAAAACATGTTAGGGTAAACTCGACTGATTCTGATTCTGCAGGTGAAAGCACCTTTGCTTATGCTTCTCGGAGGAGCAGATCTCCGGGTACCCATGTCCAATGGCCTACAGGTACGCGCATCCATTGTTCGACATATTTCTAGCATTTTACATCTATCTAACAAACTTACCAACAAATATGAAACGCTCTTCTGCTTCTTTTTTCTCTCGAAAAAACCGCTCTTCTGCTTATATATACCTTCTTTCCGTGTTGTTACCGGCCATTTCAGTATGCAAGGGCTCTGAGAGAAAGAGGAGGCGAGGTCAAAACCATCATGTTCCCAGAGGACACGCACGAAATCGACATGTAAGCCAGACTAAACTGATTCCCCCTCTCATTTTGGGATTCTTGTCATTGTCGTTTCACCTTGGTTCGGATTAATTTGGTTTGCAGACCGCGGTCGGATTTTGAGAGCTTCCTCAACATGGGGGTCTGGTTCAAGAAATATCTGAAACAGATCTGAGCCAGAGATTTCGAGGGCTTCCTCAACATAGCCAGATAACTTCAAAggttttttgaagaaatattttttCTTTGTGAGGCGATCAAAGCATTTGAGAATCGACAATAACAAAGTATTTTTTTCCTAAATAATGAGCCTAAAGAGAGTGATAATCTGGACTTGTTTCCGAGTACAGTATGCATTAATAGTAACACATCGCTGGACGGGGCGGCATAACCAGCAAGTCAGTGACAAACACACAACAAGTGACCATACGCAACGCGCCCAACATCTGTCTAGTTCTTGGTCGACGCAGCCTAGGAAGAGGTGAGACTGAATTCTGTTTGTGAACAAACCAATCAACAGTAGAAGTTTTTTTCAAAAACCGATGGTGTTTTCAATTTAAGCCCAGCTGATTGAGGACATCTGTATAGTAACTTATAAGGTGCATAGAAAACAAATGAGGGCATCTTCAACGCAGACCATCAAATGCTCACAAACACGTCCAGCCGGGAGGGCATCGGTCATCCAACCATATCCATCAAATGTATGTCCATTGTCCAACAGACAGAGGAGAGAGAAGGAAGAGAGAGGAAAAACTGGGTTTGTGGTGAGGTTTGAGGCAGAGTTGGTAGTGCCTGGGCCATGTCCCGACTCCCCTAGAACTCCCCTGAGTTTGAGGACTGTCTGTGGGATTTCAAACTGTTGGGCTAAGTCCCTCCACAAGGAAGGTGTGTTGGCAGCCCAAAATCAGCCCGTAAGTCCAACATGTAGCGTGTCTTTACTTTTAGTAGAGTAGTTGACCATGCCTTTACTTTTACACGCTCTCTCTTCTCTTCTGTAACGGACGTTGTAGCGTGTATTAGAACACTTAGGTGCTTGCGCCGCTAAACCCCTTTACCCCTTCCTTTGAACCATGTTGCATACAATAGTTTAGGTCCGTGCAAGTCTTGCTGAGTACGTCATGTACTCACCCTTGTTATAACCATAATCTCAGAGGACGGCTAGTAGCAAGTGAGGTGTTCCCCATGGTACATGGCTAGCAAGTTGATTTGAATAGAATCAAGCACTGAAGTGAGTGGTTATCTCTTTTGAAGGCGGTCTAGTGTTCGAGGTATTTTGGTCTTCGGGTCAATTATAGTGTAGTTTGTTTTTGTTGGTCCTAGTTGGTTGTCTTTCAAGGTAGCGTCTTAACTATTGATTGGAGTTCCTGGGGTGTTTACCGGTGATGTTTCGAGGGTCCGGTTTGTGGATGCCCAAAGATCATGGGGCTTTATGTGCTCTTGGATATTTTAGTTGTTCTGTTgcgtttttatttttttgcttgtagtttGTAAGAAAGTCAATGGGTATCTGATATATGAAATCAGAGAGGAAGCTCTCGTTTTCAACAAAAAAAGGTGACGTGACACCCTCCATGCGGACCTACAGACTCTCCAATAGTGTAAATGAGTTTGAGGCCGTTTTCTATTATTCAAAGGATTTATCAAGATGATGCATATAACCAAGAAGAGGCATTGTAGAAGGGGGGTGTTAAGAATAGAATAGTTGCTTAAGCTAATTGGAATAATTA encodes the following:
- the LOC123143221 gene encoding acylamino-acid-releasing enzyme 2, whose amino-acid sequence is MQDSQSAFKKEDPLGMDAMSSEEFASQSKLLQEFTNVPSIESAWLFKTNNEDRSTAMFSISQPDLLANKKRKYILHSHIVTHGTMPLECHWSPFPIEMTGVSAVVPSPSGSKLLVVRNGEKGSRTTLQIVNQSHVEKEIHVDQSIHGPLYTDEWFHGISWNHEETFIAYIAEQSPQPKPTFDNAGYRKGGSSEEDCNSWRGQGDWEEDWGETYSRKGRPSLFVLDIASGEVRAARDVTKSMSVGQVVWAPPSSSGHQKLLVFVGWLEHNGFQSTARKLGIKYCSNRPCSLYAIHSPFEEEPNADNASNSGSESVPASVATNLTPSISSALFPRFSKDGKLLVFLSSKCAVDSGAHNATDSLHRINWPSDWKADEQLSVTDVVPVVMCPQDGCFPGLYCSAMLSDPWLSDHCTMVLTSAWRSTEVILSIDVLSGEVTRISPQDSDYSWSTLAISGNNVLSVSSSPIDPPQIRYGRRASTEDHDGRCAWVWDEVTSPLTAASNKVKALLSHHKLSILRIPVPDPSDELSDGGQLPFEAIFVSCEDSSQKPTVLILHGGPHSASVSSYSKSSAFLASLGFNLLIVNYRGTLGYGEEALQSLPGKVGSQDVQDCLAALDHVIEEGLVDASRVAVVGISHGGFLTTHLIGQAPERFAVAAARNPVCNLSLMIGTTDIPDWCYAVACGTEARRLASESPSLDHLRIFHQKSPIAHISKVKAPLLMLLGGADLRVPMSNGLQYARALRERGGEVKTIMFPEDTHEIDIPRSDFESFLNMGVWFKKYLKQI